A single Vulpes lagopus strain Blue_001 chromosome 3, ASM1834538v1, whole genome shotgun sequence DNA region contains:
- the LOC121486213 gene encoding LOW QUALITY PROTEIN: eukaryotic translation initiation factor 2 subunit 3, X-linked-like (The sequence of the model RefSeq protein was modified relative to this genomic sequence to represent the inferred CDS: inserted 1 base in 1 codon; deleted 1 base in 1 codon; substituted 1 base at 1 genomic stop codon), with translation MAGGEVGVTLGQPHLSCQDLATLDVTNLTPLSQEVISRQVTINIGTIGHVAHGKSTVVKALSGVHTVRFKNELERNITIKLGYANAKIYKLDDASCPQPECYRSCGSSTPDEFPTDIPGTKGNFKLVRHVSFVDCPGHDILMATMLNGAAVMDAALLLIAGNESCPQPQTSEHLAAIEIMKLKHILILQNKIDLVKENQAKEQYEQILAFVQGTVAEGAPIIPISAQLKYNIEVVCEYIVKKIPVLVRDFTSEPRLIVIRXLDVNKPGCEVDDLKGGVAGGSILKGVLKVGQEIEVRPGIVSKDSDGKLMCNPIFSKIVSLFAEHNDLQYVAPGGFIGVGTKIDPTLCRADRMVGQVLGAVGALPEIFTELEISYFLLRRFLGVRTEGDKKAAKVQKLSKNEVLMVNIGSLSTGGRISAVKADLGKIVLTNPVCTEVGEKIALSRRVEKHWRLIGWGQIRXGVTIKPTVEDD, from the exons ATGGCGGGGGGTGAGGTTGGAGTGACTCTCGGACAACCACATCTTTCCTGCCAGGATCTCGCCACCTTGGATGTTACCAACTTGACCCCACTGTCTCAGGAAGTTATCAGCAGACAAGTCACAATTAACATAGGTACAATTGGTCATGTTGCTCATGGA AAATCTACAGTTGTAAAAGCTCTATCTGGGGTTCACACTGTCAGATTCAAAAATGAACTGGAAAGAAATATTACAATTAAGCTTGGATATGCTAATGCTAAGATTTATAAACTTGATGATGCAAGTTGTCCTCAGCCAGAATGCTATAGATCCTGTGGAAGTAGTACACCTGATGAGTTTCCTACAGATATTCCAGGGACTAAAGGGAACTTCAAACTAGTCAGACATGTTTCCTTTGTTGACTGTCCTGGCCATGATATTTTGATGGCTACTATGCTGAATGGTGCAGCAGTAATGGATGCAGCTCTTCTACTGATAGCTGGCAATGAATCCTGTCCTCAACCTCAGACTTCTGAACATCTAGCTGCCATtgaaataatgaaactgaaacaTATTTTGATTCtgcaaaataaaattgatttggTAAAAGAGAATCAGGCTAAAGAACAGTATGAACAGATACTTGCATTTGTACAAGGTACAGTAGCAGAAGGAGCACCTATTATTCCGATTTCTGCTCAGCTGAAATATAATATTGAAGTTGTCTGTGAGTATATTGTAAAGAAAATTCCAGTACTTGTAAGAGACTTTACTTCAGAACCCCGCCTTATTGTTATTAGGTAACTTGATGTCAACAAACCTGGGTGTGAGGTTGATGACCTTAAAGGTGGTGTAGCTGGTGGCAGTATTTTAAAGGGAGTATTAAAGGTGGGCCAAGAAATAGAAGTCAGACCTGGTATTGTTTCCAAAGATAGTGATGGAAAGCTCATGTGTAACCCAATCTTTTCCAAAATTGTATCACTTTTTGCAGAACACAATGATCTTCAGTATGTTGCTCCAGGGGGTTTTATTGGAGTTGGAACAAAAATTGACCCCACCTTGTGCCGGGCTGACAGAATGGTAGGACAGGTGCTTGGTGCAGTTGGAGCTTTACCAGAGATCTTCACAGAATTGGAAATATCCTATTTCCTACTTAGACGGTTTCTAGGTGTACGCACAGAAGGCGACAAAAAAGCAGCAAAGGTGCAAAAGCTCTCTAAAAATGAAGTGCTTATGGTGAACATTGGTTCCCTGTCAACAGGAGGAAGAATTAGTGCAGTCAAGGCTGATTTGGGTAAAATAGTTCTCACTAATCCTGTGTGCACAGAAGTGGGAGAAAAAATTGCCCTTAGCCGAAGAGTTGAGAAACACTGGCGTTTAATTGGTTGGGGTCAAATAA AGGGAGTAACTATTAAGCCAACAGTTGAAGATGACTGA